One Chromatiaceae bacterium DNA segment encodes these proteins:
- a CDS encoding DNA phosphorothioation-associated putative methyltransferase, protein MTHAPAKRVGENTYVHIEALRWLDAAILERIRLAETLAGIEPGTHYNLVRMPGDGVMIALLSYPHFFDDPFPSLAASWLVDPEAGTVALRTYADSLNPPILHRKELLLPADHPRRAEFAALTEACEAIGLFDEPTRIGYRRQWLDLVRERGYRIAGHALVPLGNTEGDGDAGDEPQDAVLFGHWQAARQLTALVRYGFSAPVQSLARYGFLDGRHRIFDYGCGRGDDLRGLVENGLEAAGWDPFYAPDRPLAPADIVNLGFVINVIEDPEERLTALTRAWSLAGRLLVVSVMLANQNDPRGERFRDGVLTRRGTFQKYFTQAEIHAYLVAALDEEPIPVAPGVLYVFRDKDVEQRFLLDRYRSRRTPLRFADRLRRERPSRSPREARARGANAAKKGQARYDSCREPLDRLWSRWLDLGRPPEPVEIPPEDLAAMTEACGTLTRALRLMAERGEPQDLEQARAARIADLSVYLALMQFERRKPHRHLEPGLQRDITALFGGYGAAQGAGLALLFQVVDTQAIADACQAAAEHGLGWLIPGESLQLHACLVEQLPPLLRVYVGCAAVLYGDYRNADLVKIHIGSGKVSLMRYEGFDPLALPRMIERVKVKLREQDIDWFSYGEDSGYAPPYLFHKSRYLNEEFPSYPEQVAFDEALDALNLCNLSGYGPDPRAFDAVMTGRRWDVQGYELIRSRIQPDLDAPCGRFLTYRRLIECGETQDRAGLPNLPRNPDSYSALLDLATEILDPVIDWFGMVRLTYGFCSAELAKAIPGRIDPRLDQHAAHEVNRLGRPICPRLGAAVDFIVDDEDMREVARWVAANTAFDRLYFYGTDLPIHVSYGPDHSRQIVEMRPTAAGRLVPRVVANLG, encoded by the coding sequence TTGACCCACGCACCCGCAAAACGCGTTGGCGAGAATACCTATGTCCATATCGAGGCCCTGCGGTGGCTTGATGCAGCGATCTTGGAGCGCATCCGCTTGGCGGAGACGCTAGCTGGCATTGAGCCCGGGACTCACTACAACTTGGTCCGTATGCCTGGGGATGGCGTCATGATCGCCCTCCTGAGCTATCCCCATTTTTTCGACGACCCCTTCCCCTCCCTGGCGGCGAGCTGGTTGGTGGACCCGGAGGCCGGGACCGTGGCCCTGCGGACCTATGCGGATTCCCTTAACCCCCCGATCCTGCACCGCAAGGAGCTCTTGCTCCCGGCCGACCACCCGCGCCGGGCGGAGTTCGCGGCCCTGACCGAGGCTTGTGAGGCCATCGGTCTGTTTGACGAACCCACCCGGATCGGCTACCGCCGCCAATGGCTGGATCTGGTGCGGGAGAGGGGCTACCGCATCGCCGGTCACGCCCTAGTACCCCTGGGCAACACGGAGGGCGATGGGGATGCAGGCGACGAACCCCAGGATGCGGTCCTATTCGGCCACTGGCAGGCGGCCCGTCAGCTCACCGCCCTGGTGCGCTATGGCTTTTCGGCCCCGGTCCAATCCCTGGCCCGCTATGGTTTTCTGGACGGACGCCACCGTATCTTCGACTACGGCTGTGGGCGCGGCGATGACCTGCGCGGCTTGGTGGAGAACGGGCTAGAAGCCGCGGGTTGGGACCCCTTCTATGCCCCGGATCGGCCCCTAGCACCAGCGGATATCGTTAACCTGGGCTTCGTCATCAACGTCATTGAGGACCCGGAGGAGCGCCTCACCGCCCTGACCCGGGCCTGGTCCCTAGCGGGACGTCTGTTGGTGGTCTCGGTGATGTTGGCCAACCAGAACGACCCGCGCGGGGAGCGCTTCCGGGACGGGGTTCTGACCCGACGGGGCACCTTTCAGAAATACTTCACCCAGGCGGAGATCCACGCCTATCTGGTCGCCGCCTTGGACGAGGAGCCGATCCCGGTGGCACCGGGGGTGCTCTATGTCTTCCGCGACAAGGACGTGGAGCAGCGATTCCTGTTGGACCGTTACCGTTCCCGGCGCACCCCCTTGCGCTTTGCCGACCGACTGCGGCGCGAGCGTCCTTCCCGTTCGCCACGGGAGGCGCGGGCCCGCGGGGCCAACGCTGCCAAGAAGGGCCAGGCGCGCTACGATTCCTGCCGCGAACCGCTGGACCGGCTCTGGTCCCGGTGGCTGGACCTGGGCCGCCCGCCGGAGCCGGTCGAGATCCCGCCCGAGGATCTGGCCGCCATGACCGAGGCCTGCGGTACCCTGACCCGGGCCTTGCGCCTAATGGCGGAGCGCGGCGAGCCCCAGGACCTGGAGCAGGCCCGGGCCGCGCGGATCGCGGACCTGTCGGTCTATCTCGCCCTGATGCAGTTCGAGCGCCGCAAGCCACACCGGCACCTGGAGCCCGGGCTCCAGCGCGACATCACGGCCCTGTTCGGAGGCTATGGCGCGGCCCAGGGGGCGGGTCTGGCCCTGCTATTCCAGGTGGTGGATACCCAGGCCATCGCCGACGCCTGCCAGGCCGCGGCGGAGCACGGGCTGGGCTGGCTGATCCCGGGTGAGTCCCTGCAACTCCACGCCTGCCTGGTCGAACAGCTTCCGCCCCTGCTGCGGGTCTATGTCGGCTGCGCGGCAGTGCTTTATGGCGATTATCGCAACGCCGATCTGGTCAAGATCCATATCGGCTCCGGCAAGGTCAGCCTGATGCGGTATGAGGGGTTCGACCCCTTGGCCCTGCCGCGGATGATCGAGCGGGTCAAGGTCAAGCTCCGGGAGCAGGACATCGACTGGTTTTCCTACGGGGAGGACTCAGGCTATGCGCCGCCGTACCTGTTCCACAAATCCCGCTATCTCAACGAGGAGTTCCCGAGCTACCCGGAGCAAGTCGCCTTCGATGAAGCCCTGGACGCCTTGAACCTGTGCAACCTTTCTGGCTACGGGCCGGACCCCCGTGCCTTTGATGCGGTCATGACCGGGCGACGCTGGGATGTCCAGGGGTACGAGCTGATCCGCTCCCGGATTCAGCCAGACCTGGACGCCCCCTGCGGTCGCTTCCTCACTTATCGTCGGCTCATCGAGTGCGGCGAGACTCAAGACAGGGCTGGTCTGCCCAACCTGCCCCGCAACCCGGATAGTTACTCCGCCTTACTGGACCTGGCGACCGAGATCCTCGACCCGGTGATCGATTGGTTTGGCATGGTGCGGTTGACCTATGGGTTCTGCTCCGCTGAACTGGCAAAGGCCATCCCTGGGCGCATTGATCCCCGCCTGGACCAGCATGCCGCCCATGAGGTCAATCGCCTGGGCAGGCCCATCTGCCCGCGCCTGGGTGCGGCGGTGGACTTCATCGTGGACGATGAGGACATGCGCGAGGTGGCCCGCTGGGTGGCGGCCAATACCGCCTTCGACCGGCTCTATTTCTACGGTACCGACCTGCCCATCCATGTCAGCTACGGGCCCGACCACAGCCGTCAGATCGTAGAGATGCGCCCGACCGCTGCCGGGCGGCTGGTGCCGCGGGTAGTAGCCAATCTCGGCTAG